In one window of Blattabacterium sp. (Cryptocercus punctulatus) str. Cpu DNA:
- the gpmI gene encoding 2,3-bisphosphoglycerate-independent phosphoglycerate mutase, whose translation MKKLILIILDGWGLSSSEKSYRSAIHIAKTPFMDYCYKHYPFSKLQASGLSVGLPSGQMGNSEVGHINLGSGRKVIQSLEEINNSIKNKFFQKKVNSIFDYIFYTKKRIHFIGLLSDGGVHSHINHLFYLLKIAHKKQINNVFVHAFTDGRDTSPKKGIFYLKNLLSFMKKNIGKLSSVIGRYYSMDRDKRWERTKIAYDAIVHSKGYYCKSDNILKYIEYSYNKGITDEFLKPIISVDNFGNPISKIEKEDVVFCFNFRSDRSRQLTEFLTNNLEKNTKSNSLSKIDKLNLYYITMTCYNPKYKNINVLFKKKNLSNTLGEILEKEGKKQIRIAETEKYPHVTFFFSGGREIPFIGETRILCKSPKVTTYDQKPEMNAKQIVNKIIPELKKKEVDFICLNFANPDMVGHTGKMKETIRACEFVDYCTKICSEEAIKNSYTVIIVGDHGNADYMINPDGSPNTYHSSSFVPFILLDQIYKNNKNILLKKIASLSDVTPTILQLMNLPKPSIMNGISIIKKINK comes from the coding sequence TGATAATTTTAGATGGTTGGGGTTTATCTTCTTCTGAAAAATCTTATAGATCGGCTATTCATATTGCTAAAACTCCATTTATGGATTATTGTTATAAACATTATCCATTTAGTAAATTACAAGCATCTGGTTTATCTGTAGGATTACCATCAGGACAAATGGGAAATTCAGAAGTAGGTCATATAAATTTAGGATCTGGTAGAAAAGTAATTCAAAGTTTAGAAGAAATAAATAATTCTATTAAAAATAAATTTTTTCAAAAAAAAGTAAATTCTATTTTTGATTATATTTTTTATACTAAAAAAAGAATTCATTTTATTGGTTTATTATCAGATGGTGGTGTACATTCACATATAAATCATCTTTTTTATTTGCTTAAAATAGCTCATAAAAAACAGATCAATAATGTTTTTGTACATGCATTTACAGATGGACGTGATACTTCTCCTAAGAAAGGAATTTTTTATTTAAAAAATCTTTTGTCTTTTATGAAAAAAAATATTGGAAAATTATCTTCTGTTATTGGAAGATATTATTCCATGGATCGAGATAAACGATGGGAAAGAACTAAAATAGCATATGATGCTATCGTTCATTCAAAAGGATATTATTGTAAATCCGATAATATATTAAAATATATAGAATATTCTTATAATAAAGGTATTACTGATGAATTTTTAAAACCTATAATAAGTGTTGATAATTTTGGAAATCCTATTTCTAAAATAGAAAAAGAAGATGTAGTTTTTTGTTTTAATTTTCGTTCAGATCGATCAAGACAATTAACCGAATTTTTAACAAATAATCTTGAAAAGAATACGAAGAGTAATTCACTTTCTAAAATAGATAAATTAAATTTATATTATATAACTATGACTTGTTATAATCCTAAATATAAAAATATTAATGTTCTTTTCAAAAAAAAAAATTTATCAAATACTTTAGGAGAAATATTAGAAAAAGAAGGTAAAAAACAAATTCGTATAGCTGAAACCGAAAAATACCCACATGTTACTTTTTTTTTCTCAGGAGGCCGTGAAATTCCATTTATTGGAGAAACTCGGATTTTATGTAAATCTCCTAAAGTTACTACTTATGATCAAAAACCTGAAATGAATGCAAAACAAATTGTAAATAAAATTATTCCTGAATTAAAAAAAAAAGAAGTTGATTTTATTTGTTTAAACTTTGCAAATCCGGATATGGTAGGTCATACTGGAAAAATGAAAGAAACAATAAGAGCATGTGAATTTGTTGATTATTGTACAAAAATTTGTTCCGAAGAAGCTATAAAAAATTCATATACAGTTATTATAGTTGGAGATCATGGAAATGCCGATTATATGATTAATCCGGATGGAAGTCCAAATACTTATCATTCTAGTTCTTTTGTTCCTTTTATTCTTTTGGATCAAATATATAAAAATAATAAAAATATTCTTTTAAAAAAAATTGCATCTTTATCAGATGTTACTCCTACTATTCTTCAATTAATGAATTTACCGAAACCTAGTATTATGAATGGAATATCTATAATAAAAAAGATAAATAAATAG
- the map gene encoding type I methionyl aminopeptidase, which translates to MVKTIEEIILIKKSAFLASKTLGMLTKEVKPGINTLYLDKLAETFIRDHGGTPAFLGLYDFPNTLCVSPNYQVVHGVPNQNTLYEGDILSIDCGVYMNGFYGEHAYTFEVGNVSSKIKKFLNCSKKSLYIGLSKCKKGNYVGDIGYSIQSYIENYGYSVIKNLVGHGLGKKMHENPQIPNFGKKGEGIKLKEGFVLSIEPMVNKGTPEIIFHKDGWTITTLDKDLSAHYEHNVAIVDGLPCLLSTYRYIYNELNINSLEEEFFQNEKINIDNF; encoded by the coding sequence ATGGTTAAAACAATTGAAGAAATAATTCTTATAAAGAAAAGTGCTTTTTTAGCATCAAAAACATTAGGAATGTTAACTAAAGAAGTAAAACCAGGTATAAATACACTTTATTTAGATAAACTTGCTGAAACTTTTATTCGTGATCATGGAGGTACTCCTGCATTTTTGGGATTATATGATTTTCCAAATACTTTATGTGTTTCTCCTAATTACCAAGTTGTACATGGAGTTCCTAATCAAAATACCTTATATGAAGGAGATATTTTATCTATAGATTGTGGTGTATATATGAATGGCTTTTATGGAGAACATGCTTATACTTTTGAAGTTGGGAATGTTTCTAGTAAAATAAAAAAATTTCTTAATTGTTCAAAAAAATCTCTTTATATTGGATTATCTAAATGTAAAAAAGGAAATTATGTTGGTGATATAGGATATTCTATACAATCTTATATTGAAAATTATGGATATAGTGTGATAAAAAATCTTGTAGGTCATGGATTAGGAAAAAAAATGCACGAAAATCCTCAAATACCTAATTTTGGAAAAAAAGGAGAAGGTATCAAATTAAAGGAAGGTTTTGTTCTTTCTATAGAACCAATGGTTAATAAAGGAACTCCTGAAATCATCTTTCATAAAGATGGTTGGACTATTACAACTTTAGATAAAGATCTTTCTGCACATTATGAACATAATGTAGCTATTGTTGATGGACTCCCTTGTTTACTTTCTACTTACCGTTATATTTATAATGAACTTAATATTAATTCTTTAGAAGAAGAATTCTTTCAAAATGAAAAAATTAATATTGATAATTTTTAA
- the rpsL gene encoding 30S ribosomal protein S12 codes for MPTIQQLIRKGRSSISKKRKSVALGFCPQRRGVCTRVYTTTPKKPNSAMRKVARVRFTNGKEVICYITGEGHNLQEHSIVLVKGGRVKDLPGVKYKIVRGARDTAGVNGRKKSRSKYGAKISKKEK; via the coding sequence ATGCCTACTATACAACAATTAATTAGAAAAGGTAGATCATCTATTTCTAAAAAAAGAAAATCTGTTGCATTAGGATTTTGTCCTCAACGAAGAGGTGTTTGTACACGGGTTTATACAACTACTCCAAAAAAACCTAATTCTGCTATGCGAAAAGTTGCTCGTGTACGTTTTACAAATGGTAAAGAAGTTATTTGTTATATAACTGGAGAAGGTCATAATCTTCAAGAACATTCTATAGTATTAGTAAAAGGTGGTAGAGTAAAGGATTTACCAGGAGTAAAATATAAAATTGTACGAGGAGCTCGTGATACTGCCGGAGTAAATGGAAGAAAAAAGAGCAGAAGTAAGTATGGAGCTAAAATTTCTAAAAAAGAAAAATAA
- the rpsG gene encoding 30S ribosomal protein S7 — translation MRKIKKKRKIYFPDPQFNDPLVSRFINHLMKNGKKNLAYKIFYDAMKEIEKIKEKEEKSALEIWKNGLKNVMPHVEVKSRRMGGSNIQIPIPISSNSKITKGMKLLISCASIRSEKKMSSKLAFEILDAHKEQGEAIKRKENIHKIAEANKAFSHFRF, via the coding sequence ATGAGAAAAATAAAGAAAAAAAGAAAAATATATTTTCCTGATCCACAATTTAATGATCCTCTAGTTTCTCGTTTTATTAATCATTTAATGAAAAATGGAAAAAAAAATTTAGCATATAAAATATTTTATGATGCTATGAAAGAAATAGAAAAGATTAAAGAAAAAGAAGAAAAATCAGCATTAGAAATATGGAAAAATGGATTAAAAAATGTAATGCCTCATGTAGAGGTAAAAAGTCGTCGTATGGGAGGATCTAATATTCAAATTCCTATTCCTATTTCTTCCAATAGTAAAATAACAAAAGGTATGAAATTACTTATATCTTGTGCTTCTATTAGAAGTGAAAAAAAAATGTCAAGTAAATTAGCTTTTGAAATATTAGATGCACATAAAGAACAAGGAGAAGCAATAAAAAGAAAAGAAAATATCCATAAAATTGCCGAAGCTAATAAAGCTTTTTCTCATTTTAGATTTTAG
- the fusA gene encoding elongation factor G, translating to MKRNLKYTRNIGIAAHIDAGKTTTTERILFYTGINHKIGEVHDGAATMDWMLQEQERGITITSAATFCEWIYKNKKYQINIIDTPGHVDFTVEVERSLRILDGMVVLFSAVDGVEPQSETIWRQADKYNIPRIAFVNKMDRQGSDFFNVCLQMKKMLGANSIPLQIPIGYGDNFIGVVDLISNKAIVWDENNYGITYQEGPIPFEMKNIVKKYQNKIIESLSEYDDVIMEKFLYNSSSISEEEIINSLQKNTINMRIIPVFCGSSFKNKGVQAMLDGVCRYLPSPLEVKDIVGVNPINQKIETRKASEKDPFSALAFKISSDPFVGKLAFFRVYSGKVHAGSYSLNTRSGNKERISRIYQMHANKQNPIGSIEAGDIAAIVGFKDIKTGDTLCDEKFPILLESISFPDPVIGIAIEPKFKSDIDKMSLALSKLMEEDPTFQVRTDNYTGQTIISGMGELHLEILIDRMKREFKVEVNQGKPKVEYKEALTDLVEHREIYKKQTGGRGKYADILFRVEPGNIGTYGLEFINKIKGGNIPKEYIPSIEKGCKEMMKNGPLLGYEIDSAKVTVLDGSYHSVDSDQLSFEIAGKLGFRAAIKKSNPVLLEPIMKLEVIIPEENMGDIIGDLNRRRGMIRSMDNRKNIKVIQAIVPLSEMFGYVTILRTLSSGRGNSVMEFSHYDIVPKNITDNIIMGNNCVTNKEKKIIKNKKY from the coding sequence ATGAAAAGGAACTTAAAATATACAAGAAATATAGGAATTGCGGCACATATTGATGCAGGTAAAACTACAACTACAGAAAGAATTTTATTTTATACTGGAATAAATCATAAAATCGGTGAAGTACATGATGGTGCTGCAACAATGGATTGGATGTTACAAGAACAAGAACGTGGAATTACTATTACTTCTGCTGCTACATTTTGTGAATGGATTTACAAAAATAAAAAATACCAAATTAATATTATTGATACTCCAGGTCATGTTGATTTTACGGTAGAAGTAGAAAGATCATTGAGAATATTAGATGGAATGGTAGTTTTATTTAGTGCAGTAGATGGTGTAGAACCACAATCAGAAACAATATGGAGACAAGCAGATAAATATAATATTCCTAGAATAGCTTTTGTAAATAAAATGGACCGTCAAGGATCAGATTTTTTTAATGTTTGTTTACAAATGAAAAAAATGTTGGGGGCTAATTCTATTCCATTACAAATTCCTATTGGATATGGAGATAATTTTATTGGAGTTGTAGATTTAATATCTAATAAAGCTATTGTATGGGATGAAAATAATTATGGTATTACCTATCAAGAAGGTCCTATCCCATTTGAAATGAAGAATATTGTAAAAAAATATCAAAATAAGATTATTGAATCTTTATCGGAGTATGATGATGTTATTATGGAAAAATTTTTGTATAATTCTTCTTCTATTTCTGAAGAAGAAATTATAAATTCTTTGCAAAAGAATACAATAAATATGAGAATAATTCCTGTATTTTGCGGTTCTTCTTTTAAGAATAAAGGAGTACAAGCAATGTTAGATGGAGTATGTCGTTACCTACCTTCTCCTCTTGAAGTTAAAGATATTGTAGGAGTTAATCCTATTAATCAAAAAATAGAAACGAGAAAAGCTAGTGAAAAAGATCCTTTTTCTGCTTTAGCGTTTAAAATATCTAGTGATCCATTTGTAGGAAAATTAGCTTTTTTTAGAGTATATTCTGGTAAAGTTCATGCTGGTTCATATAGTTTAAATACAAGATCTGGAAATAAAGAACGTATTTCTAGAATATATCAAATGCATGCTAATAAACAAAATCCTATTGGTAGTATAGAGGCAGGAGATATTGCTGCTATAGTAGGATTTAAAGATATTAAAACAGGGGATACTTTATGTGATGAAAAATTTCCAATTCTTTTAGAAAGTATATCTTTTCCAGATCCGGTTATTGGTATAGCGATTGAACCTAAATTTAAGTCAGATATAGATAAAATGAGTTTAGCACTATCTAAATTAATGGAAGAGGATCCTACTTTTCAAGTACGAACGGATAATTATACCGGACAAACTATTATTTCTGGTATGGGAGAATTACATTTAGAAATTCTTATAGACCGTATGAAAAGAGAATTTAAAGTAGAAGTAAATCAGGGTAAACCAAAAGTAGAATATAAAGAAGCTTTAACAGATTTAGTAGAACATAGAGAAATTTATAAAAAACAAACTGGAGGTAGAGGAAAATATGCAGATATATTATTTCGAGTAGAGCCGGGTAATATAGGGACATATGGATTAGAATTTATTAATAAAATAAAAGGTGGAAATATACCTAAAGAATATATTCCTTCTATAGAAAAAGGATGTAAAGAAATGATGAAAAATGGACCTTTATTAGGATATGAAATTGATAGTGCAAAAGTTACAGTATTAGATGGATCTTATCATTCTGTGGATTCTGATCAGTTATCTTTTGAAATAGCTGGTAAACTTGGTTTTAGAGCTGCCATAAAAAAATCTAATCCTGTTTTATTAGAACCAATTATGAAGTTAGAAGTAATAATTCCAGAAGAAAATATGGGAGATATTATAGGAGATTTAAATCGAAGAAGAGGGATGATTCGAAGTATGGATAATCGAAAAAATATCAAAGTGATTCAAGCAATAGTTCCATTATCTGAAATGTTTGGATATGTTACTATATTACGTACACTTTCTTCTGGAAGGGGTAATTCAGTTATGGAGTTCTCTCATTATGATATAGTTCCAAAAAATATTACGGATAATATTATTATGGGAAATAATTGTGTAACTAATAAAGAAAAAAAAATAATAAAAAATAAAAAGTATTGA
- the rpsJ gene encoding 30S ribosomal protein S10 — MGHNIKIKLKSYDYNLLDKSAEKIVSSVLPTGVILNGPVPLPTEKKIFTVLRSPHVNKKSREQFMLPTHKRLLQIHNASSKTVDALMKLELPSGVEAEIKV; from the coding sequence ATGGGTCATAATATAAAAATTAAATTAAAATCTTACGATTATAATTTATTAGATAAATCTGCTGAAAAAATTGTAAGCTCTGTTTTGCCAACAGGAGTTATTTTGAATGGTCCAGTACCATTACCTACTGAAAAAAAAATATTTACAGTTTTACGTTCCCCCCATGTAAATAAAAAATCTAGAGAACAATTTATGCTTCCAACTCATAAAAGACTGTTACAAATTCATAATGCATCGTCCAAAACAGTAGATGCTTTGATGAAATTAGAATTACCAAGTGGAGTTGAAGCTGAAATTAAAGTATAA
- the rplC gene encoding 50S ribosomal protein L3, producing MNGLIGIHLGMSSIFSQDGKNIPCTIIKIGPCYIVQIKTIKKDGYSSIQLGIEDKNKKNTTNSLKGHFKKAGITPKKKLIEIRNVFLIDKKYFKLGSKINPDFLIEGELVDVKGISKGKGFQGVVKRHKFSGVGEKTHGQHNRLRSPGSVGAGSDPSRIFKGKKMAGRMGGGNVTIQNLKILKIDISKNILILKGSVPGNKNSYLMIKKKKWN from the coding sequence ATGAATGGATTAATAGGTATCCATCTTGGTATGAGTAGTATTTTTTCCCAAGATGGAAAAAATATTCCATGTACTATTATCAAAATTGGTCCATGTTATATAGTACAGATAAAAACTATAAAAAAAGATGGTTATTCATCTATTCAATTAGGAATAGAAGATAAAAATAAAAAAAATACGACTAATTCTTTAAAAGGACATTTTAAAAAAGCTGGGATTACCCCAAAAAAAAAACTTATAGAAATTAGAAATGTTTTTTTGATAGATAAAAAATATTTTAAATTAGGTAGTAAAATAAATCCAGATTTCCTTATAGAAGGAGAATTAGTTGACGTAAAAGGAATTTCTAAAGGTAAGGGATTTCAAGGTGTTGTAAAAAGACATAAATTTTCAGGAGTTGGAGAAAAAACTCATGGTCAACATAATCGTTTAAGATCTCCTGGATCTGTTGGAGCTGGATCGGATCCTTCACGTATTTTCAAAGGGAAAAAAATGGCTGGAAGAATGGGTGGAGGAAATGTAACTATTCAAAATTTGAAAATATTAAAAATAGATATATCTAAAAATATTTTAATATTAAAGGGGTCTGTTCCAGGAAATAAAAATTCATATTTAATGATAAAGAAAAAAAAATGGAATTAA
- the rplD gene encoding 50S ribosomal protein L4 has translation MELKILDIKGNYTDRKIEFNEKFFGKKSYDHSIYLEIKRYLSAQRQGTHKSKERGDLSGSTRKLHRQKGTGGSRKGNIKNPIFRGGGRIFGPRPRHYFEKINKLTKNLVKKTIIGYKLKENKVKIIEDFQLKIPKTKFILKILKFLKLENKKSLMIIEKPNKNLYLSSRNLKNFKLLNINELNSYSLLNSLYIIFSENSMKKIYEILNN, from the coding sequence ATGGAATTAAAAATTTTGGATATTAAAGGAAATTATACAGATCGAAAAATTGAATTTAATGAAAAATTTTTTGGTAAAAAGTCTTATGATCATTCTATTTATTTAGAAATAAAGAGATATTTATCTGCACAGCGTCAAGGAACACATAAATCTAAAGAAAGAGGAGATTTATCTGGAAGTACTAGAAAATTACATAGGCAAAAAGGAACTGGTGGGTCTAGAAAAGGTAATATTAAAAATCCTATATTTAGAGGAGGTGGAAGAATTTTTGGACCACGTCCTAGACATTATTTTGAAAAAATAAATAAATTAACAAAGAATTTAGTAAAAAAAACAATTATAGGATATAAATTAAAGGAAAATAAAGTAAAAATTATAGAAGATTTTCAATTAAAAATTCCAAAAACTAAATTTATATTAAAAATATTGAAATTTTTGAAATTAGAAAATAAAAAATCATTAATGATAATTGAAAAACCAAATAAAAATTTATATTTATCATCTAGAAATTTAAAAAATTTTAAATTATTAAATATCAATGAATTAAATAGTTATTCTCTATTAAATTCTTTATATATTATTTTTTCTGAAAATTCAATGAAAAAAATTTATGAAATATTGAATAATTAG
- a CDS encoding 50S ribosomal protein L23, giving the protein MILIKPVITNKSSINEKQTCYTFFVCIKSNKNQIKKEINKVFGVTIKKIRTMIYPRKDKSKYTKKGFLYGKTIRLKKAIIQLKENQKIDFLNQKKI; this is encoded by the coding sequence ATGATTTTAATCAAACCTGTTATTACGAATAAATCTTCTATAAATGAAAAGCAAACTTGTTATACTTTTTTTGTATGTATAAAAAGTAATAAAAATCAAATAAAAAAAGAAATAAATAAAGTATTTGGTGTTACTATAAAAAAAATTCGAACTATGATTTATCCTAGAAAAGATAAATCTAAATATACTAAAAAAGGATTTTTATATGGAAAAACAATTAGATTGAAAAAGGCTATTATTCAATTAAAAGAAAATCAAAAAATTGATTTTTTAAATCAAAAAAAAATTTAA
- the rplB gene encoding 50S ribosomal protein L2 produces the protein MSVKKIKPTTPSQRFKIINNFDEITNFNPEKSLTKGKCKSGGRNNFGRMTMRYFGGGHKKKYRIIDFKRRKFGISAIIKSIEYDPNRSSFISLLHYKDGEKHYILAINGFKIGQKVISGKKVPLNIGNSTFLSEIPLGTNISCIELIPGQGAKIARSAGSYAQLFAKEGKYATIKFPSGELRIVLVSCMATIGIVSNLDHQLEIYGKAGKNRHLGRRPRTRGVAMNPVDHPMGGGEGKASGGIPRSRKGIPSKGFRTRTKKKYSDKYILQRRKK, from the coding sequence ATGTCAGTAAAAAAAATAAAACCTACAACACCTAGTCAACGATTTAAAATTATTAATAATTTTGATGAAATTACAAATTTTAATCCTGAAAAGTCTTTGACAAAAGGAAAATGTAAATCTGGAGGTAGAAATAATTTTGGAAGAATGACTATGCGTTATTTCGGAGGTGGGCATAAAAAAAAATATAGAATAATTGATTTTAAAAGAAGAAAATTTGGAATATCAGCTATTATAAAATCTATAGAATATGACCCAAATCGATCTTCTTTTATTTCTCTTTTACATTATAAAGATGGAGAAAAACATTATATTTTAGCTATAAATGGATTTAAAATAGGACAAAAAGTTATATCTGGAAAAAAAGTTCCTTTGAATATAGGTAATTCAACTTTTTTAAGTGAAATTCCATTAGGAACAAATATTTCTTGTATAGAATTAATTCCTGGACAAGGAGCTAAAATAGCTAGGAGTGCAGGATCTTATGCACAATTATTTGCAAAAGAAGGAAAATATGCAACTATAAAATTTCCTTCTGGAGAATTAAGAATAGTTTTGGTTTCTTGTATGGCTACTATCGGTATAGTTTCTAATTTAGATCATCAATTAGAAATATATGGAAAAGCTGGTAAAAATCGACATCTTGGAAGAAGACCTAGAACTAGAGGAGTAGCTATGAATCCAGTGGATCATCCTATGGGAGGAGGAGAAGGGAAAGCTTCTGGTGGTATACCTAGAAGTAGAAAAGGAATACCTTCTAAAGGATTTAGAACCCGGACTAAAAAGAAATATTCAGATAAATATATTTTGCAAAGAAGAAAAAAATAA
- the rpsS gene encoding 30S ribosomal protein S19 codes for MARSLKKGPFVSQKLYKKVLKNIKLEKKSIIKTWSRPSTIIPDFIGQTFAVHNGRQFINVYITENMIGHKLGEFSPTRTFRGHSGSKNKLKVKS; via the coding sequence ATGGCAAGATCTTTAAAAAAAGGACCATTTGTTTCTCAAAAATTGTATAAAAAAGTTTTGAAAAATATTAAACTTGAAAAAAAATCTATTATTAAAACATGGTCTAGACCATCTACAATTATTCCAGATTTTATAGGACAAACTTTTGCAGTTCATAATGGAAGACAATTTATTAATGTGTATATTACAGAAAATATGATTGGTCATAAATTAGGTGAATTTTCTCCTACTCGTACTTTTAGAGGCCATTCTGGTTCTAAAAATAAATTAAAAGTAAAAAGTTAG
- the rplV gene encoding 50S ribosomal protein L22: MNFKEKTIVSGSLNRIRSSPRKIRLVVDIIRNKEIKNALDILKYSKKHRISISLRKLLISLLSNYKKKYMEDNIDEKSLCIKEIRVDQGKTLKRLRPVPQGRGHKIRKRSSNVVVTLGKRK; encoded by the coding sequence ATGAATTTTAAAGAAAAAACTATTGTTTCAGGGTCTTTAAATAGAATCCGAAGTTCTCCAAGAAAAATAAGATTAGTAGTTGATATTATTCGTAATAAAGAAATTAAAAATGCTTTGGATATATTAAAATATAGTAAAAAACATAGAATTTCTATTTCATTAAGAAAATTATTAATTTCTTTATTATCCAATTATAAAAAAAAATATATGGAAGATAATATTGATGAAAAATCTTTATGTATAAAGGAAATTAGAGTTGATCAAGGAAAAACTTTAAAAAGATTACGTCCTGTACCTCAAGGTAGAGGTCATAAAATTAGAAAAAGATCAAGTAATGTAGTAGTTACTTTAGGAAAGAGAAAATAA
- the rpsC gene encoding 30S ribosomal protein S3 codes for MGQKTNPIVNRLGIVMGWQSSWCNNYKDRIQEDFKVRRYIETRLLKGIVSRIFIDRTLKFITITIRTSRPALVIGKRGEEVDTIRKELRKFTQKEVQINISEVRRPELDAPLVAKGLVRQLENRISYKKIIKLSIISAMRMNAQGIKIQISGRLNGSEMARRESYKEGRISLGTFRADVDYHMEVAHTVYGTIGIKVWIMKGEIYGKKELSPLFGLQQQKNHVFIIINFLLLNKKKKY; via the coding sequence ATGGGACAAAAAACTAATCCAATTGTTAATCGTTTAGGGATTGTTATGGGCTGGCAATCTAGTTGGTGTAATAATTATAAGGATAGAATACAAGAGGATTTTAAAGTTAGAAGGTATATAGAAACTCGTTTACTTAAAGGAATTGTTTCTCGAATTTTTATAGATAGAACTCTAAAATTTATAACGATAACTATTAGAACATCTAGACCAGCTCTTGTTATAGGAAAAAGAGGAGAAGAAGTGGATACTATTAGAAAAGAATTAAGAAAATTTACTCAAAAAGAAGTTCAAATTAATATATCTGAAGTAAGAAGACCAGAGTTAGATGCCCCTTTAGTAGCTAAAGGATTGGTTAGACAATTGGAAAATAGAATATCTTATAAAAAAATAATTAAATTATCTATTATTTCAGCTATGAGAATGAATGCTCAAGGTATAAAAATTCAGATTTCTGGAAGATTGAATGGATCTGAAATGGCTAGACGAGAATCTTATAAAGAAGGTCGAATTTCTCTTGGGACTTTTCGGGCAGATGTTGATTATCATATGGAAGTTGCTCATACAGTTTATGGAACTATCGGGATAAAAGTTTGGATTATGAAAGGAGAAATATATGGAAAAAAAGAATTATCTCCATTATTTGGATTACAACAACAAAAAAATCACGTTTTTATAATAATAAATTTTCTGCTTTTAAATAAAAAGAAAAAATATTAA